The Haloplanus salinarum genome includes a region encoding these proteins:
- a CDS encoding SDR family oxidoreductase — MDLELDGTSALVTASSSGLGKASARALAREGANVVVNGRDEDRLAATVDELQDVGDSEVIGVQGDLTERADIERLVERTVEAFGGIDSLVTSAGGPPSGPFLETTDQDWYEAYDLLVMSVVRTVREAAPYLGESEQGTITCITSRSVKEAIDSLVLSNSVRMSVVGLEKTLSQELAPDVRANAVLPGPHETSRIEELIEQAIERGDYDSYEEGLADWAEGNPLERIGDPIELGDTVAFLSSPRAGYINGVALPIEGGESGSNL, encoded by the coding sequence ATGGACCTCGAACTCGACGGCACGAGCGCACTGGTCACCGCATCGAGCAGCGGCCTCGGCAAGGCGTCCGCACGGGCGCTGGCCCGGGAGGGGGCGAACGTCGTCGTCAACGGCCGGGACGAGGACCGACTGGCCGCGACCGTCGACGAACTGCAGGACGTCGGCGACAGCGAGGTGATCGGCGTCCAGGGCGACCTGACCGAGCGGGCGGATATCGAGCGCCTGGTCGAGCGAACCGTCGAGGCGTTCGGGGGCATCGACTCGCTGGTCACCTCCGCGGGCGGGCCGCCCTCCGGCCCCTTCCTGGAGACGACGGATCAGGATTGGTACGAGGCCTACGACCTGCTCGTGATGAGCGTCGTCCGGACCGTCCGCGAGGCCGCCCCGTACCTCGGGGAGTCCGAACAGGGGACGATCACCTGCATCACCTCGCGGTCGGTGAAGGAGGCCATCGACTCGCTGGTGCTCTCGAACTCGGTGCGGATGTCCGTCGTGGGGCTGGAGAAGACCCTCTCGCAGGAACTCGCGCCGGACGTCCGGGCGAACGCGGTGTTGCCAGGTCCCCACGAGACCAGCCGCATCGAGGAGTTGATCGAACAGGCCATCGAGCGCGGTGACTACGACAGCTACGAGGAGGGGCTGGCCGACTGGGCCGAGGGCAACCCCCTCGAACGCATCGGCGACCCCATCGAACTCGGCGACACCGTCGCCTTCCTCTCCTCGCCCCGCGCGGGCTACATCAACGGCGTCGCCCTGCCCATCGAGGGCGGCGAGAGCGGGTCGAACCTGTAG
- a CDS encoding mandelate racemase/muconate lactonizing enzyme family protein, with amino-acid sequence MRDYGAGPSRRADARDVRITDVETAVIEGNFDWNLVRIHTDAGVTGLGESYRGGRVTDIMGYMTDFLVGENPLDVERLFRRLVQETSGHGGTTGKVVTAASGVEIALWDLAGKLLDVPTYQLLGGKYRDEVRLYCDCHAGEAYAVDTGYTDYGDEAAYEPAAYAETATQAVELGFDAIKFDLDTPADNDPDPFNGRLSAADVAEKEAIVEAVVEAVGDDAEVAFDCHWDYSLDTAKRLARALEPYELLWLEDVVPPENVDAQREVARSTSTPLATGENRFRVHEFSDLLYDFAVDVVTPDPTTCGGLAESRAIANRAEENYITFSPHNVCSPVGTMACVHLGASVPNFDYLEYHALEVDWWDDLLVRSDPLIRDGRIAVPERPGLGVELDEDVAADHAKGEGLWTSRTD; translated from the coding sequence ATGCGCGATTACGGTGCGGGGCCGAGCCGGCGGGCCGACGCCCGCGACGTCCGGATCACCGACGTCGAGACGGCCGTGATCGAGGGCAACTTCGACTGGAACCTGGTGCGGATCCACACCGACGCCGGCGTCACCGGCCTCGGCGAGTCCTACCGCGGCGGCCGGGTGACGGACATCATGGGGTACATGACCGACTTCCTCGTCGGCGAGAACCCCCTCGACGTCGAGCGACTCTTCCGGCGGCTGGTCCAGGAGACGTCGGGCCACGGCGGGACGACCGGGAAGGTGGTGACGGCGGCCTCGGGGGTCGAAATCGCCCTCTGGGACCTCGCGGGCAAGCTCCTCGACGTCCCCACCTACCAGTTGCTCGGCGGGAAGTACCGCGACGAAGTGCGGCTCTACTGTGACTGCCACGCGGGGGAGGCCTACGCCGTCGACACGGGGTACACCGACTACGGCGACGAGGCGGCCTACGAACCCGCGGCGTACGCGGAGACGGCGACCCAGGCGGTCGAGTTGGGCTTCGACGCGATCAAGTTCGACCTCGACACGCCCGCCGACAACGATCCCGATCCGTTCAACGGGCGGCTGTCGGCGGCGGACGTGGCCGAAAAGGAGGCCATCGTCGAGGCAGTCGTCGAGGCCGTCGGCGACGACGCGGAAGTCGCCTTCGACTGTCACTGGGACTACTCCCTCGACACCGCGAAGCGCCTGGCCCGGGCGCTGGAGCCGTACGAGCTGCTGTGGCTGGAGGACGTCGTACCGCCCGAGAACGTCGACGCCCAGCGCGAGGTGGCCCGGTCGACGTCGACGCCGCTGGCGACCGGCGAGAACCGCTTTCGCGTCCACGAGTTCTCCGACCTGCTCTACGACTTCGCCGTCGACGTGGTGACGCCCGACCCGACGACCTGTGGCGGCCTCGCGGAGTCCCGGGCCATCGCCAACCGGGCCGAGGAGAACTACATCACCTTCTCGCCGCACAACGTCTGTAGCCCGGTGGGGACGATGGCCTGCGTTCACCTGGGAGCCTCCGTCCCCAACTTCGACTATCTCGAGTACCACGCGCTGGAGGTGGACTGGTGGGACGACCTGCTCGTCCGGTCGGATCCCCTCATTCGGGACGGACGGATCGCCGTCCCCGAGAGGCCGGGACTGGGCGTCGAACTCGACGAGGACGTGGCCGCCGACCACGCCAAGGGCGAGGGCCTCTGGACGTCCCGGACCGATTGA
- a CDS encoding TrkH family potassium uptake protein, with protein sequence MSIRVDWRQSVALTGTVIKYLSVAMLVPLALSLVYGEDTVAFLLSIGISVAVGLALERFADDPQLDAREAFLLVALAWGAVAIIGAIPYVVAGYGTESALRHPINALFESMSGFTTTGATVTEEISFDQHSRALLMWRQLTQWLGGMGIIVLMVAILPEAAVNGAQLIDSEAPGPELQKLTPKIAETARLLWLFYLAFTVLYVLILLGLHYAGLAPNMDAYNAVAHGFTTLPTGGFSPQADSIAAFSPAVQWAVIPFMLIAGMNFALFYLLVQDDYAEFLRDRELQAYLGANAGLIVVLWGLLFTGSAPTLELGGVTQGAVENSLRQATFQIASLLNSTGYATSDFAQWGTTAQGLLLFAMFVGGSAGSTGGGVKVVRWLVVIKGIRRQLFTTAHPDAVKPVRLGGHVIDEEVIRAIYGFTLLYLLTFGVATILILLDAGRVGLEITTLEAISASLATIGNIGPGFGFLGPFGSYVDFPSTSKLLMVFLMWIGRLEIIPVFVMFTGAFWTE encoded by the coding sequence ATGTCGATTCGAGTGGACTGGCGACAGAGCGTCGCGCTCACCGGGACCGTCATCAAGTATCTCTCCGTCGCGATGCTCGTGCCGCTGGCACTCAGCCTCGTCTACGGGGAGGACACCGTCGCCTTCCTGCTGTCCATCGGCATCTCGGTCGCCGTGGGCCTCGCGCTGGAGCGGTTCGCCGACGACCCGCAACTCGACGCCCGGGAGGCGTTCCTCCTCGTCGCCCTGGCGTGGGGCGCCGTCGCGATCATCGGCGCGATCCCGTACGTCGTCGCGGGCTACGGCACCGAATCCGCGCTCCGACACCCGATCAACGCGCTGTTCGAGTCGATGTCCGGTTTCACCACGACCGGGGCGACCGTCACCGAGGAGATATCCTTCGACCAACACTCCCGAGCGCTGCTGATGTGGCGCCAGCTCACCCAGTGGCTCGGGGGGATGGGCATCATCGTGTTGATGGTCGCCATCCTCCCCGAGGCGGCGGTCAACGGCGCGCAACTGATCGATTCGGAGGCCCCGGGACCGGAACTCCAGAAGTTGACGCCGAAGATCGCCGAGACCGCCCGGCTCCTCTGGCTGTTCTATCTGGCCTTCACCGTTCTGTACGTCCTCATCCTGCTCGGCCTCCACTACGCGGGGCTGGCGCCGAACATGGACGCCTACAACGCCGTCGCACACGGGTTCACGACGCTGCCGACGGGCGGGTTCTCCCCGCAGGCCGACAGCATCGCCGCGTTCTCGCCGGCCGTCCAGTGGGCCGTCATCCCCTTCATGCTAATCGCGGGGATGAACTTCGCGCTGTTTTACCTGCTCGTCCAGGACGACTACGCCGAGTTCCTCCGCGACCGCGAGCTACAGGCCTATCTGGGGGCGAACGCCGGCCTGATCGTCGTCCTGTGGGGCCTGCTTTTCACGGGGTCGGCGCCAACCTTGGAACTCGGGGGCGTCACGCAGGGGGCCGTCGAGAACTCGCTCCGGCAGGCGACGTTCCAAATCGCCTCGCTCCTGAACTCGACGGGGTACGCGACGAGCGACTTCGCACAGTGGGGGACGACCGCACAGGGACTCCTCCTGTTCGCGATGTTCGTCGGCGGGTCGGCCGGCTCCACCGGCGGCGGCGTCAAGGTCGTCCGCTGGCTGGTGGTCATCAAGGGGATCCGCCGACAGCTGTTCACGACGGCCCACCCCGACGCGGTCAAACCGGTTCGGCTCGGCGGCCACGTCATCGACGAGGAGGTGATCCGGGCCATCTACGGGTTCACGCTGCTGTATCTCCTCACCTTCGGCGTGGCGACGATCCTCATCCTGCTCGACGCGGGGCGTGTCGGCCTAGAGATCACGACGCTCGAAGCGATCAGCGCGAGCCTGGCGACCATCGGCAACATCGGCCCGGGATTCGGCTTCCTCGGCCCGTTCGGGAGCTACGTCGACTTCCCCTCGACCAGCAAACTGCTGATGGTCTTCCTGATGTGGATCGGCCGGCTGGAGATCATCCCGGTGTTCGTGATGTTCACCGGCGCGTTCTGGACGGAGTGA